The sequence below is a genomic window from Terriglobales bacterium.
CGATTCTGACAAGAAGCTCTGCCACGCCTTCGGCGTCATCAAGGAGAAGAATATGTACGGCAAGAAGGTGATGGGCATCGAACGCACCACCTTCCTGATCTCGCCCGAGGGCAAGATCGCGCGCATCTTCCCCAAGGTGAAACCCGACGGCCACGCCGAGGAAGTGCTGGCCGCGCTGGCCTGAAGCTGGCGAGCCGCCGCCCCCGCTGCTTGAGATGCAGAAAACCGTCCGCCAAGCCGCCCGCCGGCCGCTGCCGCGCTCCTTCTACGACCGCGATCCCCGCCGCGTGGCGCGCGCGCTTCTAGGCAAGGTGCTCGTGCGGCGGAGCGGGCGCCGCCTGCGCGCCGGACGCATCGTCGAGGTCGAGGTCTACCTGGCCGAAAAAGATCCGGCCGCCCACTCTTTCCGCGGCCCCACGCCGCGCAACCGCGTTCTCTTCGGGCCGCCG
It includes:
- a CDS encoding peroxiredoxin; its protein translation is DSDKKLCHAFGVIKEKNMYGKKVMGIERTTFLISPEGKIARIFPKVKPDGHAEEVLAALA